The proteins below come from a single Streptomyces spongiicola genomic window:
- a CDS encoding DUF6296 family protein — protein sequence MGRDEGFELVFAGGVASATDGEDAVVVHRTERKGPGGHPIYADDTGIVQAEISDRGEVRMIASGGHQQPASGVEARPVVQP from the coding sequence ATGGGTCGCGACGAGGGTTTCGAACTGGTCTTCGCGGGAGGTGTCGCCTCGGCGACCGACGGCGAGGACGCGGTGGTCGTACACCGCACCGAGCGCAAGGGGCCGGGCGGGCACCCGATCTACGCCGACGACACCGGCATCGTCCAGGCGGAGATCAGCGACCGCGGTGAGGTGCGGATGATCGCCAGCGGCGGGCACCAGCAACCCGCGTCCGGCGTCGAGGCCAGGCCCGTGGTCCAGCCCTGA
- a CDS encoding MBL fold metallo-hydrolase: protein MFFVDTIELEGLGNRSYLAGGEHTAVAVDPPRDIDRVLAAAARRGVRISHVAETHIHNDYVSGGLELARVTGAEYLVPAGAHVSFARVAVSDGDAVAIDAGVTLRAMATPGHTPHHTSYVLHDGDRPVAAFTGGSLLIGTVGRPDLVEPRLTERLARAQHASAHRLAAELPDATAVLPTHGFGSFCSSAQAEGDTTTIGEQRAGNPALGVDVDTFVADLLAGLDNVPAYYAHMGPANTAGPAPVDLTPPAVAGAEEIAARLAAGEWVVDLRNRVAFAEGHVAGSFNFEAEGKLATYLAWMVPWGKPVTLLAESAEQLADAQRELVRVGIDRPAAAATGGPGRWLRRGEAAASFPRSTFAGLAERGAGHVVVLDVRRDSERAGGHIEGSVHIPVHELHGRLGEVPGGTVWVHCAGGMRAAIAASLLDAAGRDVVAVDDGFDAARDAGLPLASG from the coding sequence GTGTTCTTCGTCGACACCATCGAGCTGGAAGGTCTCGGCAACCGCAGCTACCTGGCAGGCGGTGAGCACACCGCGGTGGCCGTGGACCCACCGCGCGACATCGACCGGGTGCTCGCCGCGGCCGCCCGGCGAGGTGTGCGGATCTCCCATGTGGCGGAGACCCATATCCACAACGACTACGTCAGCGGCGGCCTGGAGCTGGCCCGGGTCACCGGGGCCGAGTACCTGGTACCGGCGGGCGCGCACGTCTCCTTCGCACGCGTCGCGGTGTCCGACGGCGACGCGGTCGCGATCGACGCGGGAGTGACGCTGCGGGCGATGGCGACGCCAGGTCACACACCGCACCACACCTCCTATGTGCTGCACGACGGGGACCGGCCGGTGGCCGCGTTCACCGGTGGCTCCCTCCTCATCGGCACGGTCGGCCGGCCGGACCTGGTCGAGCCGCGGCTGACCGAGCGGCTGGCCCGGGCGCAGCACGCCTCGGCGCACCGGCTGGCCGCCGAGCTGCCGGACGCCACGGCGGTGCTGCCCACACACGGTTTCGGCAGCTTCTGCTCCTCGGCGCAGGCCGAGGGGGACACGACCACCATCGGCGAGCAGAGGGCCGGCAACCCCGCGCTCGGCGTCGACGTGGACACCTTCGTCGCGGACCTGCTGGCGGGTCTGGACAACGTGCCCGCGTACTACGCCCACATGGGCCCGGCCAACACGGCCGGCCCGGCGCCGGTGGACCTGACCCCGCCCGCCGTCGCCGGCGCCGAGGAGATCGCCGCCCGCCTCGCGGCCGGAGAGTGGGTCGTGGACCTGCGCAACCGGGTGGCCTTCGCCGAGGGGCATGTGGCCGGCTCGTTCAACTTCGAGGCCGAGGGCAAGCTCGCCACGTACCTCGCCTGGATGGTCCCGTGGGGCAAGCCGGTGACCCTGCTCGCGGAGTCGGCGGAGCAGCTGGCCGACGCCCAGCGCGAACTCGTCCGGGTGGGCATCGACCGCCCGGCCGCCGCAGCCACCGGAGGTCCCGGCCGGTGGCTGCGCAGGGGTGAGGCGGCCGCCTCGTTCCCCCGGTCCACCTTCGCCGGACTCGCCGAGCGGGGCGCCGGGCACGTGGTGGTCCTCGACGTGCGCCGCGACTCCGAGCGCGCCGGCGGCCATATCGAGGGATCCGTGCACATCCCGGTCCACGAGCTGCACGGCCGCCTCGGCGAGGTCCCGGGCGGGACTGTGTGGGTGCACTGCGCGGGCGGTATGCGGGCGGCCATCGCGGCCTCGCTGCTGGACGCCGCCGGCCGTGACGTGGTCGCCGTGGACGACGGCTTCGACGCCGCCCGCGACGCCGGCCTGCCCCTGGCCTCCGGCTGA
- a CDS encoding rhodanese-like domain-containing protein: MSLFHRHQPRVTVDAALRQTSGDRPDAVLLDVREQPEWDDGHAPDAVHLPLSRLLAGSALPPGAAGRTLLVICRSGRRSREAVRLLAARGARAVDVEGGMIAWAAAGHPVADGHPVAGGHPVAGGQGDGGGQGDGGPTK, from the coding sequence ATGTCCCTCTTCCACCGGCACCAGCCGCGCGTCACGGTCGACGCGGCCCTCCGGCAGACCAGCGGTGACAGGCCCGACGCCGTACTGCTGGACGTCCGCGAGCAGCCCGAGTGGGACGACGGCCACGCCCCGGACGCCGTGCACCTGCCGCTGTCGCGGCTCCTCGCCGGAAGCGCCCTGCCACCCGGCGCGGCGGGCCGGACCCTGCTGGTGATCTGCCGCAGCGGGCGGCGGTCCCGGGAAGCGGTACGGCTCCTCGCCGCACGCGGAGCGCGGGCGGTGGACGTCGAGGGCGGCATGATCGCTTGGGCCGCAGCCGGGCACCCGGTCGCCGACGGACACCCGGTCGCCGGCGGACACCCGGTCGCCGGCGGACAAGGGGACGGCGGCGGACAAGGGGACGGCGGCCCGACGAAGTGA
- a CDS encoding sulfite exporter TauE/SafE family protein, translated as MTQLVLALVAGAVVGLALGALGGGGGVLAVPALVYLLGFTPAAATTAALVIVAATSATALYAHAREGDLAWRTGALFAAAGIAPAFLAGAAAERLPAAVLTAAFATVAALAALRMLRPSEAAAPARVRTGEVAAAGAGLGAVTGLLGVGGGFLAVPALVNVLGLRMRQAVGTSLLVITVNSLVALTARAGTGGDLRWELVAPFAGAAILGAWDGKRLAARLSGARLRKIFAVVLLTVAALMFVDVIV; from the coding sequence GTGACCCAGCTCGTCCTCGCCCTCGTCGCCGGAGCCGTCGTCGGCCTCGCACTCGGGGCCCTCGGCGGTGGCGGCGGGGTGCTCGCCGTACCGGCACTGGTCTACCTGCTCGGTTTCACCCCGGCGGCGGCCACGACGGCCGCCCTGGTCATCGTCGCCGCCACATCCGCCACCGCCCTCTACGCGCACGCGCGCGAAGGGGACCTGGCGTGGCGGACCGGGGCGCTGTTCGCCGCGGCGGGCATCGCCCCCGCCTTCCTCGCCGGAGCCGCGGCCGAACGGCTCCCCGCGGCGGTACTGACCGCGGCCTTCGCAACGGTCGCCGCCCTCGCCGCCCTGCGCATGCTCCGCCCTTCCGAGGCCGCGGCGCCGGCCCGGGTCCGCACCGGCGAGGTGGCCGCGGCCGGGGCGGGCCTGGGTGCCGTGACGGGGCTGCTGGGAGTGGGCGGGGGCTTCCTCGCCGTCCCGGCGCTGGTCAACGTGCTGGGGCTGCGGATGCGCCAGGCGGTGGGCACCAGCCTGCTCGTCATCACCGTCAACTCCCTCGTCGCGCTCACGGCGCGCGCGGGAACCGGCGGGGATCTGCGATGGGAGCTGGTCGCGCCCTTCGCCGGGGCCGCGATCCTCGGCGCGTGGGACGGCAAACGGCTCGCCGCAAGGCTCTCCGGCGCACGGCTGCGGAAGATCTTCGCCGTCGTGCTGCTCACGGTTGCCGCGCTCATGTTCGTCGACGTGATCGTGTGA
- a CDS encoding metal-sensitive transcriptional regulator, producing the protein MELDLAGAELKAVLNRLRRAQGQISGVIRMIEEGRDCEEVVTQLAAASRALDRAGFAIIATGLQQCLTDIEDGRGSVEDRDEMRSRLEKLFLSLA; encoded by the coding sequence GTGGAGCTTGATCTGGCGGGAGCCGAACTGAAGGCGGTCCTCAATCGGCTGCGCCGGGCGCAGGGCCAGATCTCCGGAGTGATCCGGATGATCGAGGAGGGCCGGGACTGCGAGGAGGTGGTCACCCAGCTGGCCGCGGCTTCCCGGGCGCTGGACCGGGCGGGTTTCGCGATCATCGCGACGGGGCTTCAGCAGTGCCTGACCGACATCGAGGACGGCCGGGGCTCAGTGGAGGACCGCGACGAGATGCGGAGCCGGCTCGAGAAGCTCTTCCTCTCACTGGCCTGA
- a CDS encoding rhodanese-like domain-containing protein produces the protein MTTPATLGIEEARTRLHELTVIDVRTPGEFAGGHLPGALNIPLDRIRRALPDIRHAAERRDVLIVCASGARSGNACRILAENGVAAATLSGGTAAWAAVGHGLSRPEGAARASWGMERQVRFTAGTVVLLGLLLGLLVHPAFQFLSAAIAGGLVFSALTDTCGMAAVLARLPHNRPRAADLGATLEVLRGR, from the coding sequence ATGACCACACCCGCCACCCTCGGTATCGAAGAGGCCCGCACCCGCCTGCACGAGCTGACCGTCATCGACGTGCGCACACCCGGCGAGTTCGCGGGAGGCCATCTGCCCGGCGCCCTCAACATCCCCCTCGACCGGATCCGGCGCGCGCTCCCCGACATCCGGCACGCCGCGGAACGCCGCGACGTCCTGATCGTCTGCGCGTCCGGCGCCCGCTCGGGAAACGCCTGCAGGATCCTCGCCGAGAACGGTGTCGCCGCCGCCACGCTCTCCGGGGGAACGGCGGCCTGGGCGGCCGTCGGCCACGGACTGAGCCGCCCCGAGGGGGCCGCACGCGCCTCCTGGGGCATGGAGCGGCAGGTCCGATTCACCGCCGGCACCGTCGTCCTGCTCGGCCTCCTGCTCGGGCTCCTCGTCCACCCGGCCTTCCAGTTCCTCTCCGCCGCGATCGCGGGCGGCCTGGTCTTCTCCGCCCTGACCGACACCTGCGGCATGGCGGCGGTGCTCGCCAGACTGCCCCACAACCGGCCCCGCGCCGCCGACCTGGGCGCCACGCTGGAGGTACTCCGCGGGCGCTGA
- a CDS encoding universal stress protein — protein MRGQQRDQHAAGSVVVGVVEAEGQEQVALRAAREAARAGTGLRILHAVEWPPPGTADDGTAPEADGDGRTPPDRAERVVARFSEIVHQRFPRLAIEPDHVSGSPAPALIDRSAEAPLVVVGHRGTGGFPRLPLGSVSLQVATHSRCPVLVVRPGEGTEPVGSRVVVGVDVDDVQPHVMEFALRAAGSRAARLDVAHASTRPELLSTGPTGPLLVGRETRPIAAKDLLEQELAPYRSRWPDVDIRTRVERCRPAHLLVESSRGAELVVVGTHGRTGLRRLVLGSVSGEVLRTAECPVAVVPVPAAGE, from the coding sequence GTGCGCGGCCAGCAACGTGATCAGCACGCGGCCGGATCGGTGGTGGTGGGCGTGGTCGAGGCGGAGGGACAGGAGCAGGTGGCTCTCCGTGCCGCCCGGGAGGCGGCCCGCGCCGGTACGGGGCTGCGCATCCTGCACGCCGTCGAGTGGCCGCCGCCGGGGACGGCCGACGACGGCACGGCCCCGGAAGCCGACGGGGACGGCAGGACGCCTCCGGATCGCGCGGAGCGCGTGGTCGCCCGTTTCTCGGAGATCGTCCACCAGCGGTTCCCTCGTCTGGCGATCGAGCCGGACCACGTGTCCGGCTCACCCGCGCCGGCCCTGATCGACCGGTCCGCCGAAGCGCCGCTGGTCGTGGTCGGCCATCGTGGGACGGGGGGCTTCCCCCGGCTGCCGCTCGGCTCGGTGAGTCTCCAGGTGGCCACCCACTCGCGCTGCCCGGTCCTCGTGGTCAGACCCGGGGAGGGCACCGAGCCGGTCGGCAGCCGGGTCGTGGTCGGCGTCGACGTCGACGACGTCCAGCCGCACGTGATGGAGTTCGCCCTGCGGGCGGCGGGCAGCCGCGCCGCCCGGCTCGACGTCGCGCACGCCTCCACACGACCCGAACTCCTCAGCACCGGCCCCACCGGTCCCCTCCTCGTCGGCCGCGAGACACGACCGATCGCGGCGAAGGACCTGCTGGAGCAGGAGCTTGCGCCCTACCGTTCCCGCTGGCCCGACGTGGACATCCGTACACGCGTCGAACGGTGCCGGCCCGCGCACCTGCTCGTCGAGTCCTCACGGGGCGCGGAACTGGTCGTGGTGGGGACCCACGGCCGCACGGGCTTGCGGAGACTGGTGCTCGGCTCGGTGAGCGGCGAAGTGCTGCGCACAGCCGAGTGCCCGGTCGCCGTGGTGCCCGTCCCCGCCGCCGGGGAGTGA
- a CDS encoding universal stress protein, giving the protein MPRHVTAGLDGSAESAAAAEWAAGEARLRQVALRLLLVSDDPAPSRPAAEHGGAGGGRYPGAEFLTGTADALRGGHPGLEVRAERLTGRPAAVLAREAAGADVMVLGSRGLGSVRGFLLGSVATATIVRTRRPVVLVRPGHRPGQGTRGEYGDADDPEAAAAAAAAAGSVVVGVDVRETCDATLDFAFGEAALRGGRLRAVHCWSLPPFGRDALALDMARREMRPDIARALRNVLAPWRQRYPSVEVAEFTPVGGVSDRLLHSAAGAALLVVGRRMRTARAGVRLGPVAHAVIHHCAAPVAVVAHD; this is encoded by the coding sequence ATGCCCCGTCATGTGACCGCCGGTCTGGACGGATCGGCCGAGAGTGCCGCAGCGGCCGAGTGGGCCGCCGGTGAGGCGCGGTTGCGGCAGGTCGCGCTGCGCCTTCTGCTCGTGTCGGACGACCCGGCGCCCTCGCGCCCCGCCGCGGAGCACGGTGGCGCCGGGGGCGGGCGGTATCCGGGCGCGGAGTTCCTGACCGGCACCGCGGACGCGCTGCGCGGCGGGCACCCGGGTCTCGAGGTCCGCGCGGAGCGGCTGACCGGCAGGCCCGCGGCCGTGCTGGCCCGCGAGGCGGCCGGTGCCGACGTGATGGTGCTCGGCTCCCGCGGCCTGGGGAGTGTGCGGGGCTTCCTCCTCGGGTCCGTCGCGACGGCGACGATCGTCAGGACCCGCCGTCCGGTCGTCCTCGTGCGCCCGGGGCACCGACCGGGGCAGGGGACCCGCGGGGAGTACGGCGATGCCGACGATCCCGAGGCTGCTGCCGCTGCCGCCGCTGCCGCGGGCAGCGTGGTCGTCGGTGTGGACGTCCGCGAGACGTGCGACGCCACCCTCGACTTCGCCTTCGGCGAGGCCGCGCTGCGCGGTGGCCGCCTCCGGGCGGTCCACTGCTGGTCGCTTCCGCCGTTCGGGAGGGACGCACTGGCTCTCGACATGGCCCGGCGCGAAATGCGGCCGGACATCGCGAGAGCGCTCAGGAACGTCCTGGCCCCCTGGCGGCAGAGGTACCCGTCGGTCGAGGTGGCCGAGTTCACGCCGGTCGGCGGGGTCTCCGACCGCCTGCTGCACTCCGCCGCGGGCGCCGCGCTCCTGGTCGTGGGCCGGCGGATGCGCACCGCACGTGCCGGGGTGCGCCTCGGCCCCGTCGCCCATGCGGTGATCCACCACTGCGCGGCCCCCGTGGCGGTCGTGGCCCACGACTGA
- a CDS encoding DMT family transporter: protein MNTAVAVPAALLSALSFGIGSVLQQQAARRVPAAASLRPRLLLDLVRRPRWLAGMALVVSSFALLGLALASGPLVLVQPLAATDLVFALPFLAWRRRVPLTRAEAAGILCTAGGVALFLTVLPEPVPGAVPDIADWVPVLAAVGGAVALLAPAGLRRRGTTRTALFAVCAALLFALLDSLTKSTAERFQSEGTGAFLAWEPYSLILVGVLGLTMSQSAYQAGSLAVSLPIIDTLEPIGAVLIGIAVFGERLAQSPAALAVQMLGAAVAVAGIVVLDRSPLARV from the coding sequence ATGAACACCGCCGTCGCGGTGCCGGCCGCCCTGCTCTCCGCCCTCAGCTTCGGCATCGGATCGGTACTCCAGCAGCAGGCGGCGAGAAGGGTGCCCGCGGCGGCCTCCCTGCGGCCCCGGCTGCTGCTGGACCTCGTCCGCCGTCCTCGGTGGCTGGCCGGGATGGCGCTCGTCGTCTCCTCGTTCGCGCTGCTGGGTCTCGCCCTGGCCTCCGGCCCGCTGGTGCTGGTCCAGCCGCTCGCGGCGACGGACCTCGTCTTCGCCCTCCCGTTCCTCGCCTGGCGCCGCCGCGTCCCGCTGACCCGTGCGGAGGCCGCGGGAATCCTGTGCACCGCGGGCGGTGTGGCGCTGTTCCTGACGGTGCTGCCGGAGCCCGTCCCGGGCGCGGTCCCGGACATCGCCGACTGGGTGCCCGTACTCGCCGCCGTCGGCGGCGCCGTGGCCCTCCTGGCTCCCGCCGGCCTGCGGCGCCGCGGCACGACGAGGACGGCCCTGTTCGCCGTCTGCGCCGCGCTGCTGTTCGCGCTGCTCGACAGCCTGACCAAGAGCACCGCCGAGAGGTTCCAGAGCGAGGGCACGGGCGCGTTCCTCGCCTGGGAGCCGTACTCGCTGATCCTCGTCGGCGTGCTGGGCCTGACCATGTCGCAGAGCGCCTACCAGGCCGGTTCGCTGGCCGTCAGCCTGCCGATCATCGACACGCTGGAACCGATCGGTGCCGTGCTGATCGGCATCGCCGTCTTCGGCGAACGACTGGCGCAGTCCCCCGCGGCGCTGGCCGTGCAGATGCTGGGCGCGGCCGTGGCCGTGGCCGGCATCGTCGTCCTCGACCGCTCGCCCCTGGCCCGCGTCTGA
- the ppdK gene encoding pyruvate, phosphate dikinase has product MTEYVYDFTEGGRGMADLLGSKGANLAEMTRLGLPVPRGFTITTAACRVFLSTGEPPPELERQLAEHLSALEWAAGKRLGQADDPLLVSVRSGARVSMPGMMETVLDIGLNDHSVLGLAATSGRERFAWDSYRRLVQMFGTTVMGVDPSLFEETLARVREQHHVPDDSRLDVCDLVRIVESFKDLIAERTGRRFPHPAAEQLRQAVLAVFASWNGERAKLYRHRERIPDDLGTAAVVQTMVFGNLGRDSGSGVAFTRDPATGRAGMYGDYLPSAQGEDVVSGVRNTLPLRELAELDPVSFARLRQHLDRLEDHYRDLCDVEFTIERGTLWVLQTRVGKRTAQAAFTMASDMADEGLITSRRALTRVGGEQLAQLMFPRFDTTGASDALVRGVPASPGAAVGAVVFDSAEAVRRADAGEQVVLVRNETTAADLPGMIAARAVLTARGGKTSHAAVVARGMGTVCVCGAEDMIVDTRARCLVAGGSTVVEGAVVSVDGSEGVVRLGALPLVESDVMRYFDGAAPARDGGVPDPVRPVHRLMQEADAARRLRVRANADTPQDAARARRHGAEGIGLCRTEHMFLGDRRRLVEAVVLAGGDAEREAALGALLPLQRADLAGILEAMDGLPVTIRLLDPPLHEFLPDLTDLAVRAAVREAAGEPRNPRDAARLAAVTRIHEANPMLGLRGVRLGLVVPGLLAVQVRAIAEAVAERKRAGGAPRAEIMVPLVAAVEELRLVRDEAARVLAEVSAESCVDVACPVGTMIELPRAALTAGELAREADFFSFGTNDLTQTTWGFSRDDVEGAFFPAYLERGVFQASPFEEIDRDGVGRLVRIAVAGGRAAHPGLEIGVCGEHGGDPASVRFFHEAGLDYVSCSPFRVPVARLEAGRAAVPDEAAPDR; this is encoded by the coding sequence ATGACCGAGTACGTGTACGACTTCACCGAGGGCGGCCGCGGCATGGCGGACCTCCTCGGCAGCAAGGGCGCCAACCTCGCGGAGATGACCCGCCTGGGACTGCCGGTGCCGAGGGGGTTCACCATCACCACCGCGGCATGCCGCGTCTTCCTGTCGACGGGTGAGCCTCCTCCCGAACTGGAGCGGCAGCTCGCCGAGCACCTCTCGGCGCTGGAGTGGGCCGCCGGGAAGCGGCTCGGGCAGGCGGACGACCCGCTGCTCGTCTCGGTCAGGTCCGGGGCCCGGGTCTCGATGCCCGGAATGATGGAGACGGTCCTCGACATCGGACTCAACGACCATTCGGTGCTCGGGCTGGCCGCGACGTCCGGGCGGGAGCGGTTCGCCTGGGACTCCTACCGGCGGCTGGTGCAGATGTTCGGGACCACGGTGATGGGGGTGGACCCCTCGCTCTTCGAGGAGACGCTCGCACGCGTCCGGGAACAGCACCATGTCCCGGACGACAGCCGGCTTGACGTCTGCGACCTCGTCAGGATCGTCGAGTCCTTCAAGGACCTGATCGCCGAACGGACGGGCCGCCGGTTCCCGCACCCCGCCGCGGAACAGCTGCGGCAGGCGGTCCTGGCCGTGTTCGCCTCCTGGAACGGCGAGCGCGCGAAGCTGTACCGGCACCGCGAGCGCATCCCCGACGACCTGGGCACCGCGGCCGTCGTGCAGACCATGGTCTTCGGCAACCTGGGGCGGGACTCGGGCAGCGGTGTGGCCTTCACCCGGGACCCTGCGACGGGCCGTGCCGGGATGTACGGCGACTACCTGCCGAGTGCGCAGGGCGAGGACGTCGTCTCCGGGGTGCGCAACACGCTGCCCCTCCGGGAGCTGGCCGAGCTGGACCCGGTGTCCTTCGCACGGCTCCGGCAGCACCTGGACCGGTTGGAGGACCACTACCGCGACCTGTGCGACGTCGAGTTCACGATCGAACGCGGCACACTCTGGGTGCTGCAGACACGCGTCGGGAAGCGCACCGCCCAGGCGGCGTTCACCATGGCCTCGGACATGGCCGACGAAGGCCTGATCACGAGCCGTCGGGCCCTGACCCGCGTCGGGGGTGAGCAGCTCGCGCAGCTCATGTTCCCGCGCTTCGACACCACCGGCGCGTCCGACGCCCTCGTCAGGGGCGTCCCCGCCTCCCCGGGAGCCGCCGTGGGAGCGGTCGTCTTCGACTCGGCGGAGGCGGTACGCAGGGCGGACGCCGGGGAGCAGGTGGTACTCGTACGGAACGAGACCACGGCGGCGGACCTGCCCGGCATGATCGCCGCCCGGGCCGTGCTCACGGCCCGCGGGGGCAAGACCAGTCACGCGGCGGTGGTCGCGCGCGGCATGGGCACCGTGTGCGTGTGCGGTGCGGAGGACATGATCGTGGACACACGAGCGCGCTGCCTCGTCGCCGGCGGATCGACCGTCGTCGAGGGCGCGGTGGTGTCCGTCGACGGCTCGGAGGGCGTCGTGCGGCTGGGAGCCCTGCCGCTGGTCGAATCCGACGTCATGCGCTACTTCGACGGAGCCGCGCCCGCCCGGGACGGGGGTGTGCCGGATCCGGTGCGCCCCGTGCACCGACTGATGCAGGAGGCCGACGCGGCACGACGGCTGCGGGTGCGGGCGAACGCGGACACCCCGCAGGACGCGGCCCGGGCACGCCGCCACGGAGCGGAGGGAATCGGTCTCTGCCGCACCGAGCACATGTTCCTCGGTGACCGGCGGCGGCTGGTCGAGGCCGTGGTCCTCGCTGGCGGCGACGCGGAGCGGGAGGCCGCGCTCGGCGCGCTCCTGCCCCTCCAGCGCGCCGACCTCGCCGGCATCCTGGAGGCGATGGACGGGCTCCCGGTCACCATCCGGCTGCTGGACCCGCCGCTGCACGAGTTCCTGCCCGACCTGACGGACCTGGCCGTCCGCGCCGCGGTGAGGGAAGCCGCCGGAGAGCCGCGCAATCCGCGGGACGCGGCCCGGCTCGCGGCCGTCACCCGCATACACGAGGCGAACCCGATGCTCGGGCTGCGGGGCGTACGCCTGGGTCTGGTCGTACCGGGGCTCCTCGCCGTGCAGGTGCGTGCCATCGCCGAGGCGGTCGCGGAGCGCAAGCGCGCGGGTGGGGCACCACGCGCCGAGATCATGGTCCCGCTCGTGGCCGCGGTGGAGGAACTGCGCCTCGTCCGGGACGAGGCGGCGCGCGTGCTGGCGGAGGTCTCCGCGGAGAGCTGCGTGGACGTCGCGTGCCCGGTCGGCACGATGATCGAGCTGCCGAGGGCCGCGCTGACCGCGGGCGAACTGGCCCGGGAGGCGGACTTCTTCTCGTTCGGAACGAACGATCTGACCCAGACGACATGGGGTTTCTCACGCGACGACGTGGAGGGCGCGTTCTTCCCCGCCTATCTGGAGCGGGGCGTGTTCCAGGCGTCCCCGTTCGAGGAGATCGACCGCGACGGGGTGGGCCGGCTGGTGCGGATCGCGGTCGCCGGGGGTCGTGCCGCACATCCCGGACTGGAGATCGGCGTGTGCGGAGAGCACGGAGGAGACCCGGCGTCGGTGCGCTTCTTCCACGAGGCGGGGCTCGACTACGTCTCCTGCTCGCCGTTCCGCGTCCCGGTGGCACGGCTGGAAGCCGGCAGGGCAGCCGTACCGGACGAGGCCGCCCCGGACCGCTGA
- a CDS encoding CBS domain-containing protein — protein MTPSAPYSVEDVMTRTVVAVAPHARFKEVVAAMGRWRVSAVPVVDDGGRVVGVVSEADLLRREELRGADPAPVDQQRPGSAAGDRVVRAGVVRAGDLMTAPPITVRAAATLPHAARLMARHRVKRLPVVDGRGVLRGVVSRADLLKVFLRPDEDIAADVQGLVDRLFAGSLRGVRVAVDDGVVTLGGTLGEGDLASVVGRLAQVVEGVVEVRCEFAGPPASRTDPASRADSESSADPQTPAAPESRADGADSS, from the coding sequence GTGACGCCTTCCGCTCCGTACTCCGTCGAGGACGTGATGACCAGGACCGTCGTCGCGGTCGCCCCGCACGCGCGGTTCAAGGAGGTCGTGGCGGCCATGGGCCGGTGGCGGGTGAGCGCGGTCCCGGTCGTCGACGACGGCGGGCGCGTGGTCGGGGTCGTCTCCGAGGCCGACCTCCTCCGGAGGGAGGAACTCCGCGGCGCCGATCCGGCGCCCGTGGACCAGCAGCGGCCGGGTAGCGCCGCGGGGGACCGGGTCGTGAGGGCCGGGGTCGTGAGGGCCGGGGACCTCATGACCGCTCCGCCGATCACGGTCCGCGCCGCGGCGACCCTGCCCCACGCCGCCCGTCTCATGGCCCGGCACCGGGTGAAGCGGCTGCCCGTGGTGGACGGCCGGGGCGTACTGCGGGGCGTCGTCAGCAGGGCGGACCTCCTCAAGGTCTTCCTCCGCCCCGACGAGGACATCGCGGCGGACGTCCAGGGCCTGGTCGACCGTCTCTTCGCGGGCTCCCTCCGGGGGGTACGCGTCGCCGTCGACGACGGGGTCGTCACCCTCGGCGGCACGCTCGGCGAGGGCGACCTCGCCTCCGTCGTCGGCCGGCTGGCCCAGGTGGTCGAGGGAGTCGTCGAGGTCCGCTGCGAGTTCGCCGGTCCGCCCGCGTCCCGGACGGACCCCGCGTCCCGGGCCGATTCCGAGTCCAGCGCGGACCCCCAGACCCCTGCGGCCCCCGAGTCCCGGGCGGACGGGGCCGACTCCTCCTGA
- a CDS encoding helix-turn-helix domain-containing protein, translated as MPSTPAHGSGAAAPSHSRTDLGRRLAARREQLGLSRDDVAERSGAAASYVQYLEERPAAPDPAALRQIAAALETTVAELAGGKADQPPGPGAALRGAELAELDEAECRTLMAGHGVGRIGVLTPEGPAVVPVNYVVDGASVAFRTSLGKVPSFAAGNEIAFEVDRIDDAFSRGWSVLAVGRARAVTDEDAIRRLTGLAPTTPWAGGSRDLWIEFAPSRVTGRRIVAPDG; from the coding sequence ATGCCCAGCACACCCGCGCACGGCTCCGGGGCCGCTGCGCCGTCGCACTCGCGTACCGACCTCGGTCGCCGGCTCGCGGCCCGGCGCGAGCAACTCGGCCTGAGCCGGGACGACGTGGCCGAGCGCAGCGGTGCCGCCGCCAGCTACGTCCAGTACCTGGAGGAACGGCCCGCGGCACCCGACCCGGCCGCCCTGCGGCAGATCGCCGCCGCCCTGGAGACCACGGTGGCCGAACTGGCCGGAGGGAAGGCGGACCAGCCGCCGGGGCCGGGCGCCGCCCTGCGGGGTGCCGAACTCGCCGAGCTGGACGAGGCGGAGTGCCGGACCCTGATGGCCGGCCACGGCGTCGGGCGGATCGGGGTGCTCACGCCCGAGGGGCCGGCGGTGGTGCCGGTCAACTATGTCGTCGACGGAGCCTCCGTCGCCTTCCGCACCTCGCTCGGCAAGGTCCCGTCCTTCGCCGCGGGAAACGAGATCGCCTTCGAGGTGGACCGTATCGACGACGCCTTCAGCAGGGGCTGGAGCGTCCTCGCGGTGGGGCGGGCACGGGCCGTCACCGACGAGGACGCGATCCGCCGGCTGACCGGACTGGCCCCGACGACGCCGTGGGCGGGAGGTTCCCGCGACCTGTGGATCGAGTTCGCGCCGTCCCGCGTCACCGGACGCAGAATCGTCGCCCCGGACGGCTGA